The Bacteroidota bacterium genome includes a window with the following:
- a CDS encoding DMT family transporter gives MTGTPLSIENPTAAQLEFRTAEVVINKVQEFNTTLSAGAASVPAVLPRTHHSLLVLFTIMWAGNFVLAEVALHELSPISFSVSRFLMAGIVLLLILFVQSRRTGHRSPMFPRVSRTDWPRLVVVSLIGAAFAPWLGIEGLNLTSGGRASLWLALCPVLSASLGYFMKTESLGRYGVVGLVIAGVGTFGLAADGLGTSNQYWLGDLLLITAMACTILELHLIKPLVNTYGPTGMVTARTLIGGCCYLLLASSSLVQQNWLDLSGWTWIAIIIGGGIGVGIGQWVKVRALRTLGPTRVVLYGNLVPPVTLLLAWITLGNEPSMLEILAGTLIILGALCIQVVDQRRIDAQTVN, from the coding sequence ATGACAGGTACTCCTTTATCTATAGAAAACCCAACGGCTGCTCAATTAGAGTTTCGGACCGCAGAAGTTGTGATCAACAAGGTTCAGGAATTTAATACCACGCTATCAGCTGGTGCCGCATCGGTGCCTGCTGTATTGCCACGCACCCACCACAGTTTGTTGGTACTGTTCACGATTATGTGGGCCGGCAACTTTGTATTGGCCGAAGTAGCACTTCACGAACTATCTCCCATTTCTTTCAGTGTATCCCGGTTTTTGATGGCCGGGATTGTGCTGCTGCTAATTCTTTTTGTACAAAGCCGGCGCACCGGCCATAGGAGCCCAATGTTCCCCCGCGTTTCTCGGACAGATTGGCCACGACTTGTTGTTGTATCGCTGATTGGTGCCGCGTTTGCCCCGTGGCTTGGCATCGAAGGGTTAAACCTGACTTCAGGTGGACGTGCGTCGCTGTGGCTTGCGCTGTGTCCTGTCCTGAGCGCCAGCCTCGGGTACTTTATGAAAACGGAGTCGCTCGGTCGATACGGTGTGGTCGGATTGGTGATTGCCGGCGTCGGCACTTTTGGCCTGGCTGCAGACGGTCTCGGGACAAGCAACCAGTACTGGCTCGGTGACTTGCTGCTCATTACCGCAATGGCCTGCACCATCCTCGAATTACACCTGATTAAGCCGCTTGTTAACACCTATGGCCCAACGGGCATGGTAACAGCACGTACACTGATTGGTGGTTGCTGCTATCTGTTGCTGGCATCCTCTTCGCTGGTACAGCAAAACTGGCTCGACCTGAGTGGCTGGACCTGGATTGCCATCATCATCGGGGGTGGCATTGGGGTTGGCATCGGTCAGTGGGTAAAAGTACGGGCTTTGCGTACGCTGGGGCCGACGCGCGTTGTGCTGTATGGCAACCTCGTCCCACCTGTAACACTATTGCTTGCCTGGATCACACTGGGGAATGAACCCAGTATGCTGGAGATCCTGGCCGGCACCCTCATCATTCTAGGTGCGCTGTGTATTCAGGTAGTTGATCAACGCCGGATCGACGCACAAACTGTAAACTAA
- a CDS encoding 3-deoxy-7-phosphoheptulonate synthase class II has product MSDVSEQVAQNGAADQETHPAPSDWTPASWRSKKALHQPVYPNQEELDATLKQLSGLTPLVTSWEIQSLRKQLGEAALGKRFLLQGGDCAESFNECTSDIITRRLKVILQMSLVLIYGLKLPVVRVGRFAGQYAKPRSADEETVDGVTLPTYKGDMINGLGFNPNERTPSPQRLLLAHSRSAMTLNFVRALVDGGFADLHNPEYWDLDFVQHSSRAAEYRSIVDYISEAVSFMKAFGDVSDAPFSRTNFYTSHEALFLPYEESQTRAVPHNPGTFNLSTHMPWIGMRTAFPDSAHIEYMRGIANPIGMKVGPGLAPKDLIKLIDILNPKNDPGRLTLIARFGHNNIEDHLPPMIEAVKKANKIVVWSCDPMHGNTVKTEKGIKTRPFENILSELEQSLDIHAQLGSHLGGVHFEMTGEDVTECTGGARGLADADLERAYTSQVDPRLNAEQALEIAMSIVRKWRKMG; this is encoded by the coding sequence ATCGTGGCGATCAAAAAAGGCATTGCATCAGCCGGTATACCCCAACCAGGAAGAACTTGACGCAACGCTGAAGCAGCTTTCCGGCCTCACCCCGCTGGTCACATCCTGGGAAATCCAGTCGCTGCGCAAACAACTCGGCGAAGCTGCACTTGGCAAACGCTTCTTGCTGCAAGGCGGTGATTGTGCTGAAAGCTTCAACGAATGTACCTCAGATATCATTACCCGCCGGCTCAAAGTCATCCTTCAGATGAGCCTGGTGCTCATCTACGGACTCAAGCTGCCTGTTGTTCGCGTCGGCCGATTTGCCGGCCAGTATGCAAAACCGCGTTCAGCCGACGAAGAGACCGTAGATGGCGTTACCCTGCCAACCTACAAAGGCGACATGATCAACGGGCTGGGGTTTAATCCCAACGAGCGCACCCCTTCCCCACAGCGCTTGCTCCTGGCACACAGCCGCTCTGCGATGACACTCAACTTTGTGCGCGCCCTTGTAGATGGTGGCTTTGCAGATCTGCATAATCCGGAATACTGGGACCTCGACTTTGTACAACATTCTTCCCGCGCCGCTGAGTATAGGTCGATTGTAGATTACATCAGTGAAGCAGTTAGCTTTATGAAGGCGTTTGGCGATGTATCAGATGCTCCGTTTAGCCGCACAAATTTCTATACGAGCCATGAGGCGCTATTTCTGCCGTACGAAGAATCGCAAACCCGTGCAGTACCCCATAATCCGGGTACCTTCAATCTATCAACCCACATGCCGTGGATTGGTATGCGGACGGCGTTTCCCGATAGCGCGCACATTGAATACATGCGCGGCATTGCCAATCCTATTGGCATGAAAGTGGGACCTGGACTTGCGCCCAAAGATTTGATCAAGTTGATCGACATCTTGAACCCGAAAAACGACCCGGGCCGGCTCACGTTGATTGCCCGCTTTGGCCACAACAACATCGAAGATCATCTGCCACCAATGATTGAGGCGGTCAAAAAGGCCAACAAGATTGTGGTTTGGTCTTGCGATCCGATGCATGGTAATACCGTTAAAACGGAAAAAGGCATCAAAACGCGGCCCTTCGAGAACATTTTGTCTGAGCTCGAACAATCCCTCGATATCCACGCACAGCTCGGTTCACACCTGGGTGGTGTGCACTTTGAGATGACGGGCGAAGACGTCACCGAATGCACGGGCGGCGCCCGCGGCCTCGCCGATGCCGACCTCGAACGCGCCTATACCTCGCAGGTAGACCCGCGACTCAACGCTGAACAGGCGTTAGAGATTGCGATGAGCATCGTGCGCAAATGGCGTAAAATGGGGTGA
- a CDS encoding M42 family metallopeptidase yields MKKSEKQFLFDLLNTPSPSGFEAEGQRKWAGYVRSYVDQVGNDHYGNTWGVLEGSAKGKGPRIMLEAHADEIGFMVSYIAENGYLRVTRIGGSDRAIVRGRIVRILGDKGEVKGVIGNTAIHLREASDVKIPKWEDVFIDVGAKDKAGVEKMGIRVGHPAVFAESAQEVGKNRLVGRALDNRIGGYIIARVMARLAAARKKSRKKLQGSVYAVNAVQEEIGGNGARMVTYRLEPTVAVVLDVTHATDSPGISASKHGDVKLGGGPSLTHGTANHPAVVKRLMEVAAKQKISIQHEASSRYTGTDTDDVFVSRAGVPSALVSLPMRYMHSTVEMVDHADIESVIKLLTGFCQSVKAGDKFSAEIV; encoded by the coding sequence ATGAAAAAGAGCGAAAAACAATTCCTTTTTGATCTCCTCAACACCCCAAGTCCTTCAGGGTTTGAAGCAGAAGGCCAACGAAAATGGGCCGGCTATGTTCGCTCCTATGTGGATCAGGTGGGTAACGATCACTATGGTAATACTTGGGGAGTCCTGGAAGGCTCCGCAAAGGGAAAAGGTCCCCGCATTATGCTGGAGGCCCATGCAGATGAGATTGGCTTTATGGTAAGCTACATTGCCGAAAATGGTTACCTGCGCGTAACACGCATCGGCGGATCAGATCGTGCCATTGTACGCGGCCGAATTGTCCGCATTTTGGGGGATAAAGGCGAGGTGAAAGGGGTAATTGGGAATACAGCCATTCACCTGCGCGAAGCATCTGACGTTAAAATTCCCAAATGGGAAGATGTATTTATTGATGTTGGCGCCAAAGACAAAGCCGGCGTAGAAAAAATGGGTATCCGGGTTGGGCACCCGGCCGTCTTTGCAGAGTCGGCGCAAGAAGTAGGTAAAAATCGCCTGGTTGGTCGTGCGCTGGATAACCGGATCGGGGGCTATATCATCGCCCGGGTGATGGCGCGATTGGCGGCAGCCAGGAAGAAGTCGCGCAAGAAACTGCAGGGGAGTGTGTACGCTGTGAATGCGGTGCAGGAAGAAATTGGTGGCAATGGTGCGCGTATGGTCACGTACCGGCTTGAACCAACGGTAGCTGTTGTATTGGATGTAACCCACGCAACAGATTCACCGGGTATCTCCGCGAGCAAACATGGTGACGTAAAACTGGGTGGAGGCCCGAGCCTGACACACGGCACCGCCAATCACCCGGCTGTTGTTAAGCGATTGATGGAAGTGGCTGCAAAACAAAAGATCAGCATCCAGCACGAAGCCTCGTCACGCTATACGGGCACTGATACAGACGACGTATTTGTCTCCCGCGCCGGCGTCCCAAGCGCGCTCGTTTCCCTGCCGATGCGCTACATGCACTCAACCGTAGAAATGGTAGACCATGCCGACATCGAATCCGTGATTAAGCTGCTGACTGGCTTCTGTCAGTCGGTCAAAGCCGGCGACAAGTTTAGCGCTGAGATTGTGTAG
- a CDS encoding right-handed parallel beta-helix repeat-containing protein translates to MSTLKLFLIMAWLCFPAVSIADTFYVATSGNNSNPGTAAQPWRNISFAVTKVSPGDTVFVGDGIYREKVIITRSGTPDNYVVLKSINKWGAKVEVAESGQTDGIKIAANYITVDGFEIYDPNLNTASHGNCITVWENHHVNILNNRLHDCGGAGIQLGRFDHVLVENNVVYNNAKYNPVQSSGIGMFQARAVDDAPGYHIVIRNNRSYNNINLVLSGRPIGTSDGNGIIVDNFQNEGSTNVNYPHRTLIENNLSYNNGGKGLHLFKSDNVDVFNNTVYHNNTDTQNTGTWRAELSLVYSKNTVWRNNIGYANPGQGILAWNRGILIARSEDMIWENNISYSGSAGDISVNFSGTSVTEADLANNLLGVDPLFRNPGDADFTLRQNSPAIDAGSDLIVSFCDINYVARESGKVDIGAFERDGASATANDDKGMPNADEMPISSYPNPFSNRTEITYALSRPEVVRVEIFNSIGQHITTLVDAEQPAGTHAVSFDGNQLPNGLYYYRIVTPTTAQTRAVVLAK, encoded by the coding sequence ATGTCAACGCTCAAGCTCTTTCTGATCATGGCGTGGCTGTGCTTTCCAGCCGTGTCAATCGCCGATACATTTTACGTAGCCACCTCCGGCAACAACAGCAACCCCGGCACTGCTGCGCAACCCTGGCGAAATATATCTTTTGCCGTAACCAAGGTATCCCCTGGCGATACCGTGTTTGTAGGAGACGGCATATACCGCGAGAAAGTGATTATCACGCGCTCTGGCACACCCGATAACTATGTCGTCCTCAAGTCCATCAACAAGTGGGGCGCGAAGGTCGAAGTTGCTGAGTCTGGCCAAACGGACGGGATTAAAATTGCAGCCAACTACATCACGGTAGATGGATTCGAAATCTATGACCCCAACCTCAATACAGCCAGCCATGGGAATTGCATAACGGTTTGGGAGAATCATCACGTCAACATTCTGAATAACAGGTTACACGACTGTGGGGGCGCCGGCATCCAGTTAGGTCGATTTGACCACGTGCTTGTAGAGAATAACGTGGTCTACAACAACGCAAAATACAATCCGGTACAATCCAGTGGCATTGGCATGTTTCAGGCCCGCGCCGTGGATGACGCGCCAGGATACCACATTGTTATTAGAAATAACCGCAGCTACAACAACATCAACCTCGTATTGTCGGGCCGGCCGATTGGCACCAGCGATGGCAACGGCATTATTGTCGACAATTTCCAGAATGAAGGGTCAACAAATGTAAATTATCCCCATCGCACGCTGATTGAGAACAACCTCAGTTACAACAACGGCGGCAAAGGACTCCATCTCTTCAAAAGTGATAACGTCGATGTTTTCAACAACACCGTGTACCACAATAACACCGACACGCAGAACACCGGCACATGGCGCGCTGAGTTGAGCCTTGTGTATTCCAAGAATACCGTCTGGCGCAACAATATTGGTTATGCAAACCCCGGGCAAGGCATCCTGGCATGGAATCGGGGAATTCTGATTGCGCGCTCCGAAGACATGATTTGGGAAAACAACATTTCATACAGCGGTTCAGCTGGCGACATCTCGGTTAACTTCAGCGGGACTTCCGTTACAGAAGCCGACCTCGCCAATAACCTGCTCGGGGTTGATCCCTTATTCCGCAATCCCGGCGATGCTGATTTCACTTTGCGTCAGAACAGCCCTGCCATCGACGCCGGCAGCGACCTCATCGTGTCGTTCTGCGATATCAACTACGTGGCCCGTGAATCAGGCAAAGTAGACATTGGCGCCTTTGAGCGCGACGGTGCTTCTGCAACCGCAAATGACGACAAAGGCATGCCGAATGCAGATGAGATGCCCATCTCGAGCTATCCCAATCCATTCAGCAACCGTACAGAAATCACCTATGCGTTATCCCGACCCGAGGTTGTACGGGTTGAAATCTTTAATAGCATCGGACAGCACATCACAACGCTGGTGGACGCGGAACAGCCGGCCGGTACCCATGCCGTGTCTTTTGACGGTAACCAGTTACCCAATGGGCTGTACTACTATCGAATTGTTACGCCCACAACTGCCCAAACCCGTGCGGTGGTGTTGGCGAAGTAA
- the mnmA gene encoding tRNA 2-thiouridine(34) synthase MnmA, which yields MSAKGRVLVAMSGGVDSSVAAVLLREQGYEVIGITMKTWDYQSSGGRKSGKEVGCCTLESMNDARSIALKHDFTHFIVDIREEFGDWVIEKFTAEYLAGRTPNPCVLCNTHIKWASLLKRADDLDCEFIATGHYARLRHDKALNRHVLMKGLDNNKDQSYALWGLPQHHLARSIFPLGEYTKPAIRQMAADFELLRVADKPDSYEICFVPDNDYRRFLKDRVPGLKEKVEGGNFVSTDGTVIGQHQGYPFYTIGQRHGLGLALGHPAYVTHINPETNTITIGQKEDLMQQTLTAKQLNMIKYASIPEEMPAVAKVRYKDAGGPCLVWESGDDELTVAFAETRKAITPGQSLVLYEGEDVLAGGWIQTVGEPVPAKS from the coding sequence ATGAGTGCTAAAGGACGTGTTCTTGTTGCAATGAGCGGTGGGGTGGATTCATCCGTAGCTGCAGTATTGTTGCGTGAGCAAGGATACGAAGTGATCGGCATTACCATGAAGACGTGGGATTACCAGTCCAGTGGCGGCCGTAAAAGTGGCAAAGAAGTCGGGTGTTGCACCCTTGAGTCGATGAACGATGCCCGTTCGATTGCACTCAAACACGACTTCACCCACTTTATTGTGGATATCCGCGAAGAATTTGGCGACTGGGTGATTGAGAAATTTACCGCAGAATACCTCGCCGGCCGTACCCCCAATCCGTGTGTGCTTTGCAATACACACATCAAGTGGGCATCGCTGCTCAAGCGGGCTGATGACCTCGATTGTGAGTTCATCGCAACGGGCCATTATGCGCGTCTACGCCACGACAAGGCCTTGAACAGGCATGTGCTGATGAAGGGCCTCGACAACAACAAAGATCAGAGCTACGCGCTTTGGGGGCTGCCGCAGCATCATTTGGCGCGCTCCATTTTCCCGCTCGGGGAGTATACGAAGCCGGCAATACGGCAGATGGCTGCCGATTTTGAGCTCTTGCGGGTGGCTGACAAACCAGACTCCTACGAAATTTGCTTCGTCCCTGACAATGACTACCGCCGTTTTCTTAAAGACCGCGTGCCGGGCTTGAAAGAAAAAGTGGAAGGGGGCAATTTTGTGTCAACCGATGGTACGGTAATTGGTCAGCATCAGGGCTATCCATTTTACACTATCGGCCAGCGGCACGGACTTGGGCTTGCCCTTGGGCATCCGGCGTATGTAACGCATATCAACCCGGAGACCAACACCATTACGATTGGCCAGAAAGAGGACCTGATGCAGCAAACGCTCACAGCGAAGCAGCTCAACATGATCAAATACGCGTCGATCCCTGAAGAAATGCCGGCGGTTGCCAAAGTCCGCTACAAAGACGCCGGCGGCCCATGTCTCGTATGGGAATCAGGTGACGATGAATTGACTGTCGCGTTCGCTGAGACGCGTAAAGCCATTACGCCCGGACAATCCCTCGTTTTATACGAAGGAGAAGACGTGCTGGCTGGGGGCTGGATTCAAACTGTCGGAGAACCTGTACCTGCTAAATCTTAA
- a CDS encoding rhodanese-like domain-containing protein: protein MSFSFIQIGCSQELAWSEILQDVRKQHPNVVQLSTDSLAQWLTTSDAPQPLLIDIREKKEYEVSHLAGAIHMDPDTRRFKALKGVDKDAPIVVYCSVGYRSSKMAEKLEKAGFTNVSNLEGSIFTWANEGHTVMRGEEEVKAVHPYNRVWGMLLNKELRSFN, encoded by the coding sequence ATGTCTTTTTCTTTTATACAGATCGGTTGTAGCCAGGAACTGGCCTGGTCAGAAATATTGCAGGACGTCCGGAAGCAGCATCCGAACGTAGTACAACTTTCAACAGATTCGCTCGCACAATGGTTAACAACATCGGATGCCCCCCAGCCGCTGCTGATAGATATCCGGGAGAAAAAAGAGTACGAGGTGAGTCACCTCGCCGGCGCCATCCACATGGATCCGGACACCCGGCGGTTCAAAGCCCTAAAAGGTGTTGATAAAGATGCACCCATTGTTGTCTACTGCTCGGTGGGCTACCGCTCATCCAAAATGGCCGAGAAACTTGAAAAAGCCGGCTTTACCAACGTGTCCAATCTGGAAGGATCTATATTTACCTGGGCCAATGAAGGACACACCGTGATGCGCGGCGAAGAGGAAGTGAAAGCGGTGCACCCATACAACCGGGTATGGGGTATGCTGCTCAACAAAGAACTCAGAAGCTTCAACTAG
- a CDS encoding PIG-L family deacetylase, which produces MKCSLNSLSLVLFILLIGTAQPAQGQEAAPLVVMNLAAHPDDEDGRTLTYYRRAKNAIAYSVIYTRGEGGQNEIGPELYEDLGAIRTDETERAARILGTQTYFLNFKDFGYSKKASEAFAFWGGQDQVTSRLVYLVRKLKPDVIFTNHDTLTVGPRVQHGQHQAVGISAYDAFTLAADASYHPEQLEEPGVDLWQPKRLFLRRWRGGEEQHDVVIPVTDIDETAGKSYSKIATEALGEHASQGMGMFASFRRMQDNTYFSLLHSATEAALDSTDLAGNLPPNTANNPNVRYWLDSQRLPKPPEGFLLPNDEVVVAGQSLKLRADASMFDVPVHVTLSGPIDTMLAVSGNAYQESAVRVLSNAQASIPKPTYQYNRFLSSPPVVYAVSNAETGELLAADYLRLHIAPQVVITTIEDVIRLRPGKNEIDVLLSQFDAKAEVLDVQLAVTRDDNRTVVFQKPFTFSFAETTILAEKLAFNLPAAIQDGNYTISITGLPSAAVTEVEPAIAFVDGRIFSVDVVEGLKVGVIESYDNTLARALSELDVDYVLLDSMALANNQLDGLHTILVDIRAYLVRQDLRTYNASLLDWVENGGQLVVNYQKTFEWNEGYPDPFDREVKNLGNFPPYPITLSRNRVTTEDSPVSVLAPELPLFNQPNVIDATLWDGWVQERGLYFPGEYDTQYKELFEMNDPGEGSLRSSTLVTPYGAGTYMYTALGWYRQLKVYHPGVYAFFANLISQPLVDGQVASP; this is translated from the coding sequence ATGAAGTGCTCTCTTAATTCATTAAGCCTCGTATTGTTCATCTTGTTGATCGGGACCGCGCAGCCGGCCCAGGGTCAGGAAGCCGCGCCACTGGTTGTTATGAACCTCGCTGCGCATCCTGATGACGAAGACGGACGGACCCTCACGTATTATCGGCGGGCCAAAAACGCCATTGCCTACAGCGTAATTTATACGCGCGGTGAAGGCGGGCAGAATGAAATTGGCCCTGAACTGTATGAGGACCTCGGCGCTATCCGGACGGACGAAACAGAGCGCGCGGCACGTATTCTGGGCACGCAAACCTATTTCTTGAACTTCAAAGACTTCGGGTATTCAAAAAAGGCCAGCGAAGCGTTTGCCTTCTGGGGCGGCCAGGACCAGGTGACCTCGCGGCTTGTTTACCTCGTCAGGAAGCTCAAGCCCGATGTCATTTTCACCAACCACGATACGCTGACCGTTGGCCCCCGCGTCCAGCACGGACAACACCAGGCGGTTGGTATTTCGGCCTATGATGCCTTTACGCTCGCAGCGGATGCATCATATCATCCAGAGCAGTTGGAAGAGCCGGGGGTTGACCTGTGGCAACCAAAGCGACTGTTTCTGCGGCGCTGGCGCGGCGGCGAAGAACAGCACGATGTTGTTATCCCAGTTACAGACATCGATGAGACCGCGGGCAAGTCTTACAGCAAAATTGCAACCGAAGCGCTCGGCGAACACGCTTCTCAAGGTATGGGGATGTTCGCGAGCTTTCGCCGGATGCAAGACAATACGTATTTCTCTCTCCTGCACTCCGCTACCGAAGCAGCGCTCGATTCAACCGATCTTGCCGGCAACCTCCCGCCCAACACAGCAAACAATCCTAACGTACGCTACTGGCTCGACTCGCAACGGCTACCCAAGCCGCCAGAAGGCTTCCTGCTGCCAAACGACGAAGTGGTTGTAGCCGGCCAGTCCCTAAAATTACGGGCGGATGCGTCAATGTTTGACGTCCCCGTGCATGTGACGCTCAGTGGCCCCATTGACACCATGCTCGCCGTCTCTGGTAATGCATACCAGGAGTCTGCCGTGCGCGTCCTATCAAACGCACAAGCCTCCATCCCCAAACCAACTTACCAATACAACCGATTTTTGAGCAGTCCGCCTGTTGTATATGCCGTTAGCAACGCTGAAACCGGGGAATTGCTGGCAGCGGATTACTTGCGGCTGCACATTGCACCGCAGGTAGTGATTACTACTATTGAGGATGTGATTCGCCTCCGGCCCGGAAAAAACGAAATTGACGTACTGCTTTCGCAGTTTGACGCAAAAGCAGAAGTTCTGGATGTACAGCTCGCTGTTACCCGTGATGACAACCGTACCGTAGTTTTCCAGAAACCGTTTACGTTTTCCTTTGCAGAGACAACCATTTTGGCTGAGAAGCTGGCATTCAACCTGCCGGCAGCCATTCAAGACGGCAACTATACCATTTCCATTACCGGCTTGCCCAGCGCTGCGGTAACGGAAGTGGAGCCCGCAATTGCTTTTGTAGATGGCCGCATTTTCTCTGTTGATGTTGTGGAAGGCCTCAAAGTAGGCGTTATCGAAAGCTACGATAATACCCTTGCACGGGCCCTCAGCGAACTAGACGTGGACTACGTGCTGCTCGACTCCATGGCACTTGCCAACAACCAGCTTGACGGTCTGCATACCATCCTGGTTGACATCCGCGCATACCTCGTTCGGCAGGACCTGCGTACCTACAACGCATCTTTACTCGACTGGGTTGAAAATGGCGGCCAACTGGTGGTGAATTACCAGAAGACGTTTGAGTGGAATGAAGGCTATCCCGATCCGTTTGACCGGGAAGTCAAAAACCTCGGTAATTTCCCACCTTACCCGATCACGTTGAGCCGAAACAGGGTTACAACGGAAGACTCCCCGGTATCCGTGTTAGCGCCGGAATTGCCGCTATTCAACCAGCCCAATGTCATTGATGCAACTTTGTGGGACGGCTGGGTCCAGGAGCGCGGCCTCTATTTTCCCGGCGAATATGATACGCAGTACAAAGAGTTGTTTGAGATGAACGACCCCGGAGAAGGATCGCTGCGCAGTTCAACGCTTGTGACGCCTTACGGCGCCGGCACCTACATGTATACCGCGCTGGGCTGGTATCGGCAACTGAAAGTATACCACCCGGGCGTCTACGCCTTCTTCGCCAACTTGATTAGCCAGCCGCTGGTTGATGGGCAGGTAGCGTCTCCATGA